One genomic window of Oculatellaceae cyanobacterium includes the following:
- a CDS encoding photosystem II q(b) protein yields ANLGMEVMHERNAHNFPLDLAAGVEAPVALTAPAING; encoded by the coding sequence CGCCAACTTGGGTATGGAAGTAATGCACGAGCGCAATGCTCACAACTTCCCTCTAGATTTGGCTGCTGGTGTTGAGGCTCCTGTTGCTCTTACCGCTCCAGCTATCAATGGTTAA
- the recR gene encoding recombination mediator RecR, whose product MGDRKTVYTRPLARLIEQLQRLPGVGPKTAQRLALHILKRSPAEVEELAKALVEAKKQVGLCQVCFHLSAEPVCEICRNQNRDRTTLCVVSDSRDVIALEKTREYGGKYHVLGGVISPMEGIGPDQLHIQSLVRRVSQREIKEVIIAISPSVEGETTTLYVGQLLKPFTKVTRIAFGLPMGGDLEYADEVTLARALEGRRELD is encoded by the coding sequence ATTGGAGATAGGAAAACGGTTTACACACGCCCATTAGCTCGATTAATTGAGCAATTACAACGCTTACCTGGAGTTGGCCCTAAGACTGCTCAAAGGTTGGCTTTACATATCCTCAAGCGATCGCCCGCAGAGGTAGAGGAACTAGCTAAAGCCTTGGTTGAGGCAAAAAAGCAAGTTGGTTTGTGTCAGGTGTGTTTTCACCTCTCTGCTGAACCAGTTTGCGAAATTTGTCGTAACCAAAACCGCGATCGCACTACTCTCTGTGTGGTTTCTGATTCCCGCGACGTGATTGCTCTGGAAAAAACACGGGAGTATGGTGGCAAATATCACGTTTTAGGTGGCGTAATTTCTCCAATGGAAGGAATTGGGCCAGATCAATTGCATATTCAATCGTTGGTACGACGAGTTAGCCAGCGAGAAATTAAAGAAGTGATTATTGCAATTAGTCCTAGTGTAGAGGGTGAAACTACAACACTTTATGTAGGTCAGTTGTTAAAGCCTTTCACAAAAGTAACGCGGATAGCTTTTGGTTTGCCGATGGGTGGTGATTTAGAATACGCCGATGAGGTAACTTTAGCGCGTGCCTTGGAAGGAAGACGAGAGTTAGATTAG
- a CDS encoding phycocyanin, which yields MITLLENVLERSDGSYISSQDLQVLDQAIASWQKRRETYDLVQAREAEIIGKTLKKFQKGIPFLSKPLSEDVLQKCSRDISVVLRYSATAMLLQDEELLKDRLLYWMQNIMRALRHQKINDQVYQLLQKAVQEQMPPENSSLLMPYLKIAHEWLSQ from the coding sequence ATGATTACTCTGCTAGAAAATGTTTTAGAACGCTCTGATGGTTCTTATATTAGTTCTCAAGACCTGCAAGTTTTGGATCAAGCGATCGCATCTTGGCAAAAGCGTCGCGAAACCTACGATTTAGTGCAAGCAAGAGAAGCAGAAATTATTGGCAAAACTTTGAAAAAATTCCAAAAAGGAATTCCATTTTTATCCAAGCCATTGTCGGAAGATGTCTTACAGAAATGCAGCCGAGATATCTCTGTAGTATTGCGCTACTCTGCAACTGCAATGTTGTTGCAAGATGAAGAATTACTTAAGGATCGTTTACTCTACTGGATGCAAAACATCATGCGTGCTTTGCGTCACCAAAAGATCAACGATCAAGTTTATCAGCTACTACAAAAAGCTGTTCAAGAACAAATGCCTCCAGAAAATTCTAGCTTGCTCATGCCTTATTTAAAAATTGCTCACGAATGGTTGAGCCAATAA
- a CDS encoding V4R domain-containing protein, producing MTSTTQSTPIGALPPLSKASHYSRYKFFNFDTEQGTIFDWNSQQNLLTTEDFIVGLQKGLEHEVGEASGWLMYLIGKEWGTQDAKEFDVWFEKDYNLTLKKSNLRFALETWWWPLTAQGWGKWNVDLSSIKEGFLFIDLYDSAVAKTLGNVGKPVCFLYAGLLAGFFSVAFEKTLSSTEIQCYSMGNTFCRFLIGSEKRIKAAEFWLTSGATAKDIEKRFNSKELPKEQGLDI from the coding sequence ATGACATCTACTACCCAATCAACTCCAATCGGTGCTTTACCACCTCTAAGTAAAGCCTCCCACTATAGCCGTTACAAATTTTTCAATTTTGATACCGAGCAAGGAACTATTTTTGATTGGAATTCCCAACAAAATTTATTAACAACTGAAGATTTTATTGTCGGCTTGCAAAAAGGCTTAGAGCATGAAGTAGGAGAAGCATCAGGATGGCTGATGTACTTAATTGGTAAAGAATGGGGAACCCAGGATGCTAAGGAGTTTGATGTCTGGTTTGAAAAAGACTATAATTTAACTCTGAAAAAATCTAACCTCAGATTTGCTTTAGAAACTTGGTGGTGGCCTTTAACGGCGCAAGGTTGGGGAAAATGGAATGTTGATCTTTCCTCAATTAAAGAAGGATTTTTATTTATTGATTTGTACGACTCAGCAGTTGCTAAAACTTTAGGCAATGTTGGTAAACCTGTTTGTTTTCTCTATGCTGGTTTACTCGCTGGGTTCTTTTCTGTTGCATTTGAAAAAACGTTAAGTAGTACAGAAATTCAGTGCTATTCAATGGGAAATACATTTTGCCGTTTTTTGATTGGATCGGAAAAGCGGATTAAAGCAGCAGAATTTTGGCTCACTTCTGGAGCAACTGCTAAAGATATTGAGAAGCGTTTTAATTCTAAAGAATTACCAAAAGAACAAGGTTTGGATATTTAA
- a CDS encoding 2Fe-2S iron-sulfur cluster-binding protein gives MKIKLQPLNQDIEVQKNENLLKILIEQEMNVIQACGAQGRCATCHVYIKTGMENLNPSSEQERLTLSFITTAQPNSRLACQTRILADGVVVEVPSGMYVGSLGELKNLIGRRANQNIVHPLTGEVLVEEGKLILRSALEKMAKIDSTLETSLLEALSPSGIAEFIR, from the coding sequence GTGAAAATAAAGCTACAACCACTTAACCAAGACATTGAGGTACAAAAAAATGAAAATTTGCTCAAAATTTTAATCGAGCAAGAAATGAATGTGATTCAAGCCTGTGGCGCTCAAGGACGATGTGCAACTTGTCATGTGTATATTAAAACAGGCATGGAAAATCTCAACCCTTCTAGTGAGCAAGAGCGTCTTACCCTGAGTTTTATTACCACTGCTCAACCCAATTCTCGCCTAGCCTGTCAAACTCGGATTTTGGCAGATGGTGTTGTCGTAGAAGTTCCGTCAGGAATGTACGTTGGTTCTTTGGGAGAATTGAAAAACCTCATTGGTCGTAGAGCAAATCAAAATATTGTTCACCCGTTAACAGGAGAGGTGTTAGTTGAAGAAGGTAAATTAATTCTACGTTCTGCCTTAGAGAAAATGGCAAAAATTGATTCCACATTGGAAACAAGTTTACTAGAAGCGCTTTCTCCATCAGGAATAGCCGAGTTTATTAGATAA
- a CDS encoding 2Fe-2S iron-sulfur cluster-binding protein — MPQIRVEPLGINLNVTETEVLLRSLKRAKVELDAVCGGQGTCGTCALQIFEGQAALSPMKPLEATTLQNTRKDPEKYRLTCQTNVIRDGAVCYLNNKAAKKLNQIFERLKDRRAPQNIIHPISGELLVAQNGIITQDILEKLLSR, encoded by the coding sequence ATGCCACAAATAAGGGTAGAACCTTTAGGAATTAATCTAAATGTGACTGAAACAGAAGTATTACTGCGATCGCTAAAACGAGCCAAAGTCGAGCTAGATGCTGTATGTGGTGGACAGGGAACTTGTGGAACCTGTGCATTACAGATTTTTGAAGGGCAAGCAGCACTTAGTCCAATGAAGCCTTTGGAAGCTACAACCCTTCAGAACACTCGCAAAGATCCAGAAAAATATCGCTTAACCTGTCAAACAAATGTCATCAGAGATGGAGCAGTCTGTTACCTCAACAATAAAGCTGCTAAAAAATTAAATCAAATCTTTGAACGTCTCAAAGATCGCCGCGCCCCTCAGAACATCATTCACCCCATTAGTGGCGAACTCTTAGTCGCACAGAATGGAATCATTACTCAAGACATCTTAGAAAAGTTGCTGAGTCGATAG
- a CDS encoding branched-chain amino acid ABC transporter permease: MDAQLFVNGIAVGSIIALAAVGLTLTYGILRLSNFAHGDFMTLGAYLTWLANRSGVNIWLSMIVGALVTVGAMLLCEKVLWKPMRDRRADGTTLIIISIGLALFIRNGIILIWGGSNQTYDLPIASALSIAGLRIPQNQLIVMGLAVVAILGLHFLLQNTKIGKAMRAVADDIDLARVTGINVERVVLWTWVITGIFTALGGSMYGLVTGVRPNMGWFLILPMFASVILGGIGNPYGAIAGALVIGIAQELSVPLLGSQYKLGVALLIMVLILLFRPQGLFKGTI; encoded by the coding sequence ATGGATGCACAATTATTTGTGAATGGAATTGCGGTGGGCAGTATTATTGCTCTCGCTGCTGTGGGATTAACGCTTACATACGGGATTTTGCGGCTTTCCAACTTTGCTCACGGCGACTTTATGACATTGGGTGCTTATCTCACTTGGTTAGCTAATAGAAGTGGGGTAAATATCTGGTTATCAATGATTGTAGGTGCGCTTGTTACTGTTGGGGCAATGTTGTTGTGTGAAAAGGTGCTGTGGAAACCGATGCGCGATCGCCGTGCCGATGGTACAACCCTTATTATTATTTCCATCGGGCTTGCCTTATTTATCCGCAATGGCATCATCTTAATTTGGGGAGGAAGTAACCAAACCTACGATTTACCCATTGCTTCTGCTTTATCAATTGCGGGGTTGAGGATACCACAAAATCAGCTTATTGTGATGGGTTTAGCTGTAGTAGCAATTTTGGGTCTACACTTTCTGCTGCAAAATACCAAAATTGGTAAAGCAATGCGGGCTGTAGCGGATGATATTGATTTAGCGCGTGTAACAGGGATTAACGTTGAGCGTGTGGTGTTGTGGACTTGGGTGATTACTGGTATTTTTACTGCCTTGGGAGGGTCAATGTATGGACTCGTTACAGGCGTGCGCCCGAACATGGGTTGGTTTTTGATTTTACCAATGTTCGCCTCAGTAATTTTGGGTGGAATTGGCAACCCTTATGGTGCGATCGCAGGCGCTTTAGTAATTGGTATCGCCCAAGAACTTAGCGTTCCTCTACTGGGGTCACAATACAAGTTAGGGGTAGCACTCCTAATTATGGTTTTAATACTGCTGTTCCGTCCCCAGGGCTTGTTTAAAGGCACAATTTAA
- the psaX gene encoding photosystem I protein PsaX: MTAQAKKPTGSVPKTSNPPYPFRTTVLLILLAGNFLVAGIYFHLLNP, from the coding sequence ATGACTGCTCAAGCAAAGAAACCCACAGGTTCCGTTCCCAAAACCAGCAATCCTCCCTACCCCTTTCGTACGACTGTTTTATTGATCTTGTTAGCTGGTAACTTCTTGGTTGCAGGAATTTACTTCCACCTACTAAATCCGTAG
- the lipA gene encoding lipoyl synthase, translating into MDLPTETNHYLTNQADKAEWRPPLGGAQASQIEALPSWLKRSIGKASEISTVQKIIKQRQIHTICEEGRCPNRGECYSQKTATFLLMGQTCTRACAFCQVDKGHAPMPLDPQEPQKVAESVQLLGLRYVVLTSVARDDLPDQGAGWFVKTMAAIRQLNPETQIELLTPDFWGGRISGEITQVEQQRQRVATVVKAQPACYNHNIETIKRLQGRVRRGAQYERSLNVLRFVKEIDPTIPTKSGLMLGHGETEAEIIAAMVDLRNAGCDRITVGQYMRPSLEHLPVQKYWTPEEFERIGAIASALGFAHVRSAPLVRSSYHAGESA; encoded by the coding sequence ATGGATTTGCCTACAGAAACAAATCATTATTTGACAAACCAAGCAGATAAAGCTGAGTGGCGACCGCCGCTAGGCGGCGCGCAAGCTTCGCAAATTGAGGCGCTACCAAGTTGGTTAAAACGCTCAATTGGAAAAGCCAGTGAGATTTCGACTGTACAAAAAATTATTAAGCAGCGCCAAATTCACACAATTTGTGAAGAAGGTCGCTGTCCTAATCGGGGCGAGTGTTATTCCCAAAAGACAGCAACTTTTTTGTTGATGGGGCAAACTTGTACCCGTGCTTGTGCTTTTTGCCAGGTGGATAAAGGTCATGCGCCTATGCCTTTAGATCCGCAAGAACCACAAAAGGTTGCGGAGTCTGTGCAGTTACTAGGCTTGCGCTATGTGGTGCTAACTTCTGTAGCTAGGGATGATTTACCGGATCAAGGGGCGGGTTGGTTTGTAAAAACGATGGCGGCAATCCGTCAGCTAAACCCAGAAACACAGATTGAGTTGCTAACACCGGATTTTTGGGGTGGTCGTATTTCTGGTGAAATAACCCAGGTAGAGCAACAACGCCAACGGGTGGCGACGGTAGTTAAGGCTCAACCTGCTTGTTACAACCACAATATTGAGACAATAAAACGGTTGCAAGGAAGAGTGAGGCGGGGGGCGCAGTATGAGCGATCGCTCAATGTGTTACGTTTTGTAAAAGAAATTGACCCGACTATCCCAACTAAATCTGGGTTGATGCTAGGACATGGGGAGACAGAAGCCGAAATTATCGCAGCAATGGTGGATCTGCGAAATGCGGGTTGCGATCGCATTACTGTGGGTCAATATATGCGCCCTTCCTTAGAACATTTGCCAGTGCAAAAGTACTGGACACCAGAAGAATTCGAGCGTATAGGTGCGATCGCAAGCGCTCTAGGGTTTGCTCATGTCCGTTCTGCGCCATTAGTACGCAGTTCCTACCACGCTGGTGAGAGTGCCTGA
- a CDS encoding response regulator — MAGQKILVIDDSGVIRRTVKDMLPAGNFEVLEAKDGVEGLNLIRQQHPNLIMLDFILPKMSGWDVFQHIQVQPELQKIPLVVMSGRKEEVTQKISEPFEYFEFIEKPFDKKVLVDAIKSAMVKAKKPRQPVATAATTSAAAPEPVASQAGSAEIQQLNQKITKMQGEIDNLKKQLAQVVGLIKQKLK; from the coding sequence GTGGCGGGTCAAAAAATTTTGGTAATAGATGACAGTGGTGTAATTAGAAGGACTGTCAAAGATATGTTACCTGCGGGTAACTTTGAAGTGTTAGAAGCTAAAGACGGTGTAGAAGGGCTGAATTTAATTCGTCAGCAGCACCCAAACTTGATTATGTTAGATTTCATCTTGCCTAAAATGAGTGGTTGGGATGTATTTCAGCATATTCAAGTTCAGCCGGAACTACAGAAGATTCCTCTAGTAGTCATGTCAGGTCGTAAAGAAGAGGTGACACAAAAAATTTCCGAACCATTTGAATATTTTGAATTTATTGAAAAGCCTTTTGATAAGAAAGTACTGGTTGACGCAATTAAATCAGCAATGGTTAAAGCTAAGAAACCACGTCAGCCAGTTGCGACAGCAGCTACTACTTCAGCAGCAGCCCCGGAACCAGTGGCTTCTCAAGCTGGATCTGCTGAAATTCAACAATTAAATCAAAAAATTACTAAAATGCAAGGTGAGATTGATAATTTAAAGAAACAGTTAGCCCAGGTTGTAGGTTTGATTAAACAAAAGTTAAAGTAG
- a CDS encoding GDP-mannose 4,6-dehydratase — MKTALICGISGQDGAYLAQLLLTKKYLVWGTSRDAQISSFQNLERLGIRNQVKVESMALTDFRSVLQVIHKVQPDEIYNLAGQTSVGLSFDQPVETMESITLGTLNLLEAIRFTGGKIKFYNAGSSECFGDNRDKAADETTPFRPRSPYGVAKAAAFWEVANYREAYNLFACSGILFNHESPLRPKRFVTQKIVSAACEIAQGKPAKLYLGNISIQRDWGWAQEYVEAMYLMLQQEQADDFVIATGETQKLEDFVAEVFACLDLDWRKYVITDQSLFRPTDIAISRGNPAKAKQYLGWEANFKMKQIARMMVKAIYPEVGT, encoded by the coding sequence ATGAAAACAGCCTTGATTTGCGGAATTTCAGGACAGGATGGAGCTTATCTAGCTCAGTTGCTATTGACTAAAAAATATCTTGTATGGGGAACATCGCGTGATGCCCAAATTTCTTCTTTTCAAAATCTAGAACGATTAGGTATTCGCAACCAAGTGAAAGTAGAGTCAATGGCTTTGACTGATTTTCGTAGTGTCTTACAAGTAATCCATAAAGTACAGCCTGATGAAATTTATAATTTAGCGGGGCAAACTTCTGTAGGACTATCCTTTGATCAGCCTGTAGAAACAATGGAGAGTATTACCCTTGGTACTCTCAACTTATTAGAAGCAATTCGATTCACAGGCGGTAAAATTAAGTTTTACAACGCTGGTTCTAGTGAGTGTTTTGGGGATAATAGGGACAAGGCAGCAGATGAAACAACCCCCTTTCGCCCTCGTAGTCCTTATGGTGTAGCTAAAGCCGCAGCTTTTTGGGAAGTAGCTAACTACCGAGAAGCTTACAACTTGTTTGCTTGCTCTGGTATACTTTTCAACCATGAGTCGCCTCTACGCCCAAAACGATTTGTAACTCAAAAAATTGTTTCTGCTGCCTGCGAGATTGCTCAAGGTAAACCTGCAAAGCTTTATTTGGGAAATATCTCTATTCAGCGTGACTGGGGATGGGCGCAAGAATATGTCGAGGCAATGTATCTGATGCTACAGCAAGAGCAAGCAGATGATTTCGTTATTGCTACAGGAGAAACGCAGAAATTAGAAGACTTTGTAGCTGAAGTATTTGCTTGTTTAGATCTTGATTGGCGCAAATATGTTATTACTGATCAAAGTTTATTCCGACCAACTGATATTGCCATCAGCAGAGGAAACCCTGCGAAGGCAAAACAGTATTTGGGTTGGGAAGCTAATTTTAAGATGAAACAGATTGCCCGAATGATGGTAAAAGCAATTTATCCTGAAGTTGGCACTTGA
- the murF gene encoding UDP-N-acetylmuramoyl-tripeptide--D-alanyl-D-alanine ligase: MFCKITLAQLCEIISATGSQLSDEILVKEIAGINTDTRSLKPGEVFVALQGENFDGHNFVNLAIEKGAIAVITHRKITENIPQLVVENTLKAYQAIAHWWRKQFSIPVIAITGSVGKTTTKELIAAILSSQGKVLKTEANYNNEIGVPKTLLELSSEHDYAVIEMAMRGPGEIAELAQIANPTLGVITNVGTAHIGRLGSEEAIAKAKCELLAEMSENAIAILNQDNQLLIETAKTVWQGKTLTYGLEGGDIHGELIDTKTIQVEGMHLPLPLPGRHNALNYLAALAIAKIFQIDWTPFTQGLEVNLPSGRAKRYDLPNDVVILDETYNAGLESMLAALHLLAETPGKRHIAVLGTMKELGEKSLQFHVKVGETARELNLDTLLVLVNDPEAEGIVQGAEGIATESFSTHAEIVERLNQLVQAGDRILFKASHSVGLDQVVNQFRSTR; the protein is encoded by the coding sequence ATGTTTTGTAAAATAACTCTCGCTCAACTCTGTGAAATAATTTCTGCCACAGGTAGTCAACTATCAGATGAGATTTTGGTTAAAGAGATTGCAGGGATTAATACTGATACTCGTAGCCTAAAGCCAGGTGAAGTATTTGTAGCTCTGCAAGGTGAAAATTTTGATGGGCATAACTTTGTTAATTTAGCGATAGAGAAAGGCGCGATCGCAGTAATTACTCACCGTAAAATTACTGAGAATATTCCACAATTAGTGGTAGAAAATACCCTAAAAGCTTATCAAGCGATCGCGCATTGGTGGCGCAAGCAATTTTCCATCCCAGTAATTGCGATAACTGGCTCTGTAGGTAAAACAACTACAAAAGAACTGATTGCAGCAATTTTGTCAAGCCAAGGGAAAGTACTGAAAACCGAAGCAAATTATAACAATGAAATTGGTGTTCCTAAAACATTACTAGAATTAAGCTCAGAGCATGACTATGCAGTGATTGAAATGGCAATGCGTGGCCCTGGTGAAATTGCGGAGTTAGCACAAATTGCTAATCCTACTCTAGGTGTTATTACTAATGTGGGAACTGCCCATATTGGACGTTTAGGATCTGAAGAAGCGATCGCCAAAGCCAAGTGTGAATTATTAGCAGAAATGTCAGAAAATGCGATCGCAATTCTCAACCAGGACAACCAATTATTAATTGAAACCGCTAAAACTGTTTGGCAAGGAAAAACCTTGACTTATGGACTAGAAGGTGGAGATATACACGGAGAATTAATTGATACCAAAACGATTCAGGTTGAAGGAATGCACCTACCTTTACCCTTACCTGGTCGTCACAACGCCCTCAACTACCTAGCAGCATTAGCAATTGCTAAAATTTTCCAGATTGACTGGACACCTTTTACTCAAGGTTTAGAAGTTAACTTACCATCTGGACGCGCCAAACGCTACGACCTGCCTAATGATGTAGTGATTTTGGATGAAACTTACAATGCTGGCTTAGAATCAATGTTAGCAGCACTACATTTATTAGCAGAAACACCAGGAAAACGTCATATTGCAGTTTTAGGCACTATGAAGGAACTAGGCGAAAAATCTCTGCAATTTCACGTCAAAGTCGGAGAAACTGCACGGGAACTAAATCTGGATACTCTGCTAGTGTTAGTAAATGATCCAGAAGCCGAAGGAATTGTTCAAGGTGCTGAAGGTATTGCCACTGAAAGCTTTTCTACTCATGCAGAGATTGTAGAACGGTTGAATCAATTAGTGCAAGCAGGCGATCGCATACTCTTCAAAGCTTCTCATTCAGTAGGATTAGACCAAGTTGTAAATCAGTTTCGTTCAACTCGCTGA
- the pth gene encoding aminoacyl-tRNA hydrolase, whose translation MNNYQLSMTTSNNQGKKDNKQQEKSLVIPQLIVGLGNPEPKYDQTRHNIGFEAVDALARSWQISLSENRKFQALFGEGRSPKGEKIRLIKPLTYMNLSGQAIRAVIDWYKLPPESVLVIYDDMDLPVGRLRIRLSGSAGGHNGMKSAIAHLGTDNFARLRIGIGRSSAEKNSVSHVLGKFSADENQIISEVLKIASDAVEISIKQGVEKAMNLYNNKQLTINNP comes from the coding sequence ATGAACAATTATCAATTATCAATGACAACTAGCAATAACCAAGGGAAAAAAGATAATAAACAACAAGAGAAATCTTTAGTAATTCCTCAATTAATTGTAGGTTTGGGAAACCCTGAACCCAAGTACGACCAAACAAGGCATAATATTGGTTTTGAAGCTGTTGATGCTTTAGCGCGTTCCTGGCAAATTTCTTTAAGTGAAAATCGTAAATTTCAAGCGTTGTTTGGCGAAGGTCGTAGTCCGAAAGGCGAGAAAATCCGCTTAATTAAACCCCTTACTTATATGAATCTTTCTGGGCAAGCAATTCGCGCTGTTATAGATTGGTATAAGTTACCACCTGAGTCAGTCTTAGTAATATATGATGATATGGATTTGCCTGTAGGACGCTTGCGGATACGCTTGTCTGGTTCAGCAGGCGGTCATAATGGCATGAAATCTGCGATCGCTCATCTTGGTACTGATAACTTTGCCCGATTGCGAATTGGTATTGGTCGATCTAGTGCTGAAAAAAACTCAGTCTCCCACGTCTTAGGCAAATTTTCGGCAGATGAAAATCAGATCATATCTGAAGTATTAAAAATTGCGTCTGATGCAGTAGAAATCAGCATCAAACAAGGCGTTGAAAAGGCAATGAATCTTTATAACAATAAACAATTAACAATTAACAATCCCTAA
- the hemG gene encoding protoporphyrinogen oxidase translates to MVDTLIIGAGISGLSLAYALHQDGRKVLLCERQERVGGNITTGKADGFLWEEGPTSFSPTPALLKLAVDVGLREELVLADHRLPRFVYWKGQLLPVPMSPPSAVTSKLLSLSGKFRALVGALGFIKPAMGNHLSQQGGEETVAQFFNRHLGTEVAERLVAPFVSGVYAGDVHQLSARSAFRRIAQLENVGGGLVSGAILSRKQRQQQKPPADPSLPTVRRGELGSFKEGLQSLPKAIASHLGETVKLNWTLTHLRKTANQTYIAEFSTPEGSQQVEARTVVLTTPAYVTAELLHDLAPNASIALKEIPYPSVACVVLAYPQDALKFPLRGFGNLIPRGQGIRTLGTIWSSSLFPGRSPQGWQMLTNFIGGATDPEVGNLDNEQLVQAVHQDLQRVLLKQDVPPKAIAVHLWKRAIPQYTLGHHRRLAQINQDLAQLPGLYLCSNYTDGVSLGDCVQRAYDQLPIINEQLSIINDN, encoded by the coding sequence GTGGTAGATACTCTAATCATTGGTGCCGGAATCAGCGGCCTTAGCCTAGCCTACGCCTTACATCAAGACGGGCGAAAAGTTTTGCTGTGCGAACGTCAAGAACGAGTTGGCGGAAATATTACGACTGGTAAGGCGGATGGGTTTCTTTGGGAAGAAGGGCCAACCAGCTTTTCGCCAACACCAGCACTGCTAAAGCTGGCAGTAGATGTGGGGCTGAGAGAGGAATTGGTGTTAGCAGACCACCGCCTACCTCGTTTTGTCTACTGGAAAGGTCAGCTACTTCCTGTACCGATGAGTCCACCATCAGCAGTCACATCCAAGTTATTAAGCTTGTCAGGCAAGTTTAGGGCTTTAGTAGGTGCTTTAGGGTTTATCAAACCAGCAATGGGCAACCACTTATCCCAGCAAGGAGGCGAGGAAACTGTTGCTCAGTTTTTTAACCGCCATTTAGGGACAGAAGTAGCAGAACGACTGGTAGCGCCGTTTGTCTCCGGTGTTTATGCTGGTGATGTTCATCAACTCAGCGCCCGTTCAGCTTTTCGGCGGATTGCTCAACTAGAAAATGTGGGTGGGGGACTGGTATCTGGAGCAATATTGTCACGGAAGCAACGCCAGCAACAGAAACCGCCAGCAGATCCCAGTTTGCCTACTGTTCGCCGTGGTGAATTAGGGTCGTTTAAAGAGGGTTTACAATCTCTACCAAAAGCGATCGCATCGCATCTGGGTGAAACTGTCAAGCTGAATTGGACTTTGACTCACCTTCGTAAAACTGCTAATCAAACCTATATTGCAGAATTTTCTACACCAGAAGGTAGTCAGCAAGTAGAAGCCCGCACTGTTGTTTTAACTACCCCAGCTTATGTAACCGCAGAATTGTTGCACGATCTAGCACCAAATGCGAGTATTGCTTTAAAAGAAATTCCTTATCCCTCAGTAGCTTGCGTTGTCTTAGCTTATCCACAAGATGCCTTAAAATTTCCCTTACGAGGCTTTGGCAACTTAATTCCACGAGGTCAAGGTATTCGGACTCTAGGCACAATTTGGTCTTCTAGCTTATTCCCAGGGCGATCGCCTCAAGGTTGGCAAATGCTGACTAATTTTATTGGCGGTGCGACAGATCCAGAAGTGGGTAATCTAGACAACGAGCAATTAGTCCAAGCAGTCCATCAAGACTTGCAGCGCGTTTTGCTTAAACAAGATGTACCTCCAAAAGCGATCGCAGTACATCTCTGGAAGCGTGCAATTCCTCAATATACTTTGGGTCATCATCGGCGTTTAGCCCAAATCAATCAAGATTTGGCACAACTACCTGGTTTATATCTATGTAGTAACTACACTGATGGCGTGTCTTTAGGTGACTGTGTTCAACGCGCCTATGATCAATTACCAATTATCAATGAACAATTATCAATTATCAATGACAACTAG
- a CDS encoding DUF2811 domain-containing protein, giving the protein MSASISILAEIPEELHESLKGYLDTHPNWDQDRVFAAALSLFLLQNGNGKTTEVSQNYRACARVYLETLFQHPA; this is encoded by the coding sequence ATGAGCGCAAGCATCAGTATCCTGGCAGAAATTCCCGAAGAACTGCATGAATCTCTCAAAGGTTACTTAGACACTCATCCCAACTGGGATCAAGACCGAGTATTTGCCGCAGCATTATCACTGTTTTTGCTCCAAAATGGAAATGGCAAAACAACAGAAGTTTCTCAGAACTACCGTGCCTGCGCCCGTGTATATTTAGAAACGTTGTTCCAACATCCTGCATAA